The following proteins come from a genomic window of Dioscorea cayenensis subsp. rotundata cultivar TDr96_F1 unplaced genomic scaffold, TDr96_F1_v2_PseudoChromosome.rev07_lg8_w22 25.fasta BLBR01002128.1, whole genome shotgun sequence:
- the LOC120257449 gene encoding uncharacterized protein At1g03900 isoform X2 has translation MAAQQQHLDTASDAVLDQLEAAELVLFHVNECYVYLIPPRKSAASYRADEWNVNKWVWDGALKVVTKGEECTIKLEDKTTGELYARAFLRDGEPHPVEPVIDSSRYFVLRVEEDIGGRKRHAFIGIGFRERTEAYDFQAALYDHMKYLNKKKTAEEMEQHFQTTSSVDYSLKEGETLVLQIKNYSERAYKFYRKEAAE, from the exons ATGGCGGCCCAACAACAGCACCTCGACACCGCAAGCGATGCAGTACTCGACCAATTAGAGGCTGCCGAACTTGTCCTCTTCCATGTCAACGAGTGCTACGTCTATTTG ATACCTCCGAGGAAGAGCGCTGCTTCTTATCG GGCTGATGAGTGGAATGTAAACAAATGGGTATGGGACGGAGCATTGAAAGTGGTTACCAAAGGGGAAGAGTGTACCATTAAACTTGAGGATAAAACTACAG GGGAATTGTATGCTAGAGCATTTTTGAGGGATGGAGAGCCACATCCAGTGGAACCTGTAATTGACAGTAGCAG ATATTTTGTGCTTCGAGTGGAAGAGGATATTG GTGGTCGAAAACGACATGCTTTCATCGGTATAGGTTTCCGAGAAAGGACTGAAGCTTATGATTTTCAGGCTGCTCTTTATGACCATATGAA atatctaaataaaaagaagacagCTGAAGAGATGGAACAACATTTTCAGACAACATCCTCTGTAGATTACAGCTTAAAAGAAGGAGAAACTTTGGTGCTTCAAATAAAGAAT TATTCAGAGCGAGCTTATAAATTCTACAGAAAGGAGGCAGCCGAGTGA
- the LOC120257449 gene encoding adaptin ear-binding coat-associated protein 1 isoform X1 produces the protein MAAQQQHLDTASDAVLDQLEAAELVLFHVNECYVYLIPPRKSAASYRADEWNVNKWVWDGALKVVTKGEECTIKLEDKTTGELYARAFLRDGEPHPVEPVIDSSRYFVLRVEEDIGGRKRHAFIGIGFRERTEAYDFQAALYDHMKYLNKKKTAEEMEQHFQTTSSVDYSLKEGETLVLQIKNKGGSRVKSAFFEQGLNKLSLDEKSDAKGATICLKPPPPPAAPVSSMDLFQSSPPAPPSPHAVHRNTDATIDSPSTTTESPSNKSSSTSENADIDNDEFGDFQTAG, from the exons ATGGCGGCCCAACAACAGCACCTCGACACCGCAAGCGATGCAGTACTCGACCAATTAGAGGCTGCCGAACTTGTCCTCTTCCATGTCAACGAGTGCTACGTCTATTTG ATACCTCCGAGGAAGAGCGCTGCTTCTTATCG GGCTGATGAGTGGAATGTAAACAAATGGGTATGGGACGGAGCATTGAAAGTGGTTACCAAAGGGGAAGAGTGTACCATTAAACTTGAGGATAAAACTACAG GGGAATTGTATGCTAGAGCATTTTTGAGGGATGGAGAGCCACATCCAGTGGAACCTGTAATTGACAGTAGCAG ATATTTTGTGCTTCGAGTGGAAGAGGATATTG GTGGTCGAAAACGACATGCTTTCATCGGTATAGGTTTCCGAGAAAGGACTGAAGCTTATGATTTTCAGGCTGCTCTTTATGACCATATGAA atatctaaataaaaagaagacagCTGAAGAGATGGAACAACATTTTCAGACAACATCCTCTGTAGATTACAGCTTAAAAGAAGGAGAAACTTTGGTGCTTCAAATAAAGAAT AAAGGAGGCAGCCGAGTGAAGTCCGCATTCTTCGAGCAGGGCCTAAATAAGCTTTCTCTGGACGAGAAGTCGGACGCCAAAGGTGCCACAATTTGCCTTAAGCCTCCCCCACCTCCTGCAGCACCTGTCTCCTCCATGGATCTATTTCAGAGCTCACCTCCTGCTCCACCGTCCCCTCATGCTGTTCATCGCAACACAGATGCCACGATTGACTCACCCTCGACAACAACAGAGTCTCCATCCAACAAATCATCTTCCACCTCTGAAAATGCTGATATAGATAATGATGAATTCGGGGATTTCCAGACGGCGGGTTGA